The following are from one region of the Patescibacteria group bacterium genome:
- a CDS encoding HNH endonuclease, whose amino-acid sequence MLIGRPKGYKCSKETKNKTSETLKRLKIKPPLTIIRGENHYNWRGGITPQKKKIRNSLEYKLWRTAVFTRDNYTCIWCGDNSGGNLEADHIKPFALYPELRFAIDNGRTLCKNCHRKTDTWGKNII is encoded by the coding sequence ATGTTAATTGGTCGTCCCAAGGGATACAAGTGTTCTAAAGAAACTAAGAATAAAACCAGTGAAACGCTAAAGAGGTTAAAAATTAAACCACCGTTAACAATAATTCGTGGAGAAAATCATTACAACTGGAGGGGTGGAATAACGCCACAAAAAAAGAAAATTAGAAATTCTTTAGAATATAAACTTTGGAGAACTGCGGTATTCACAAGAGACAATTATACCTGTATATGGTGTGGAGATAATAGTGGTGGCAATCTGGAAGCTGACCACATTAAACCATTTGCTCTATATCCAGAACTTAGATTCGCCATAGATAATGGTCGTACTCTTTGTAAGAATTGTCATAGAAAAACAGATACTTGGGGTAAAAATATAATTTAA